Proteins from a genomic interval of Neodiprion lecontei isolate iyNeoLeco1 chromosome 2, iyNeoLeco1.1, whole genome shotgun sequence:
- the LOC107216499 gene encoding lethal(2) giant larvae protein homolog 1 isoform X5, whose product MLKFIRGKGQQPTAERQKLQKDLFAFRKTIQHGFPNKPTAFAWDYSLRLMIIGTASGAIKVFGRPGVEFYGQHTTESGENAVTKIIAIPNEGRVVSLCDDNSLHLWEINESSLVETKSLSLEGKLKKISAMCLESNGDHLLLGTEGGNIYLLNLKSFTVSDNIIYQDVVMQNVPEDYKINPGAVEAIAEQPGHPDNILIGYNRGLMVLWNKATPGAQQLMGLFSRAQTFVSTQQLESIYWVSETRFVSSHNDGSYAFWGAGNDTVPESTTLYGPFPCKAVSKILAHPISDDEEIILFSGGMPRASYGDRHTITAMTKEKHVVFDFTSKVIDFFTVMPKEEEDGKSALQTPEALIVLAEEELVAIDLTNPDWKMMALPYLVSLHASAVTCSQHIPNVPQNLWESITAAGKAQTEHLYSDKSWPIDGGLILTANPANKNTPVNNELLLTGHEDGTVRFWNASDVALTPLYKYNSSVLFTGEHLDVLEQPPEDEEDEWPPFRKVGTFDPYSDDPRLAVKKVLLCPLSSTLVVAGTAGHVITAVISSEPINKEIKAVTMNIVNDRDGFVWKGHDQLPARSTSISFGVGFQPQSLLQLHPPAAITALALHSEWGLLAAGTAHGLAVFDYTRAKTVSVKCTLNPNDLSGAGDTPISRRKSFKKSLRESFRRLRKGRSQRRTNASSPTRNTVPEKKKDPPSQASTPAGDLSPIEAKPVERQVEARPTDDSLGSMVRCLYFARSYIISMQNTTPTLWAGTNNGTVYVFTLAIPAGARRTEEDINCTLGKEIQLKHRAPVIAITILDGSSVPLPEPLEAEKGVAPGPDMSSPHRVVIASEEQFKIFNLPSLKPFCKYKLTAHEGSRVRKTGFAKFTCSLEPAGVHEETCLLCLTNLGDCLLLSIPELRRQLNAAAIKREDINGISSLTFTKAGQALYLHSSSELQRISLSATRVTKAQCVLNLPPNARATDEPTGEVREEGRIEGTAENEGELQGSQPVPAPRTMSENGTLVSTGTESPKEPSLRPAASTTEVNGDDDRNDLSSIGDITIDSVKDHLL is encoded by the exons ACAATACAGCATGGATTTCCTAATAAGCCCACTGCATTCGCATGGGATTACAGTTTACGACTAATGATCATCGGCACAGCTTCTGGAGCCATCAAAGT TTTTGGAAGGCCTGGTGTGGAATTTTACGGACAACACACAACGGAAAGCGGTGAAAATGCAGTCACCAAAATCATTGCTATACCAAACGAG ggACGTGTTGTATCGCTTTGCGACGACAACTCTCTACACCTGTGGGAGATCAATGAGAGTTCTTTGGTTGAAACAAAATCACTTTCCCTTGaaggaaagttgaaaaaaatctctgcAATGTGTTTGGAATCCAACGGGGATCATCTATTACTAGGGACAGAAGGAGGAAATATTTATCTATTGAATCTAAAGTCATTTACAGTTTCTGATAATATCATTTATCAGGATGTTGTGATGCAAAA TGTCCCGGAggattacaaaataaatcctGGAGCAGTGGAGGCCATAGCCGAGCAACCTGGACATCcagataatattttaattggaTACAATCGTGGGCTCATGGTTTTGTGGAACAAAGCTACACCCGGAGCCCAACAG CTGATGGGTTTATTTTCGCGTGCGCAGACATTCGTCTCCACCCAACAGCTGGAATCTATCTACTGGGTTTCCGAGACTCGTTTTGTATCTTCACACAATGATGGTTCGTACGCATTTTGGGGAGCTGGGAACGACACTGTGCCAGAATCCACAACCCTCTATGGACCATTTCCGTGTAAGGCTGTCTCCAAAATTCTGGCTCATCCGATAAGCGA cgacgaagaaattattttattctctgGCGGAATGCCAAGAGCAAGCTACGGGGATCGGCACACTATCACGGCTATGACCAAAGAAAAACACGTCGTTTTTGATTTCACATCAAAAGTTATCGACTTTTTCACTGTCATGCCGAAGGAGGAAGAAGATGGTAAAAGTGCTCTTCAAACACCGGAGGCTTTGATTGTTTTAGCCGAAGAAGAACTTGTTGCTATAGATCTGACAAATCCGGACTGGAAAATGATGGCATTACCATATTTGGTATCTTTACATGCGAGCgcg GTGACATGTTCTCAACATATTCCAAACGTCCCCCAAAATTTGTGGGAGTCAATCACTGCAGCTGGTAAAGCGCAAACTGAGCATTTATATTCTGATAAATCATGGCCCATCGACGGTGGTCTTATATTGACTGCAAACCCAGCGAATAAAAACACACCAGTTAACAATGAGCTTCTGTTGACTGGACATGAAGATGGGACAGTAAGATTTTGGAATGCATCAGACGTCGCTCTTACCCCGCTATACAAATATAATTCGTCCGTTTTATTCACTGGAGAGCATCTTGATGTGCTGGAACAGCCACCAGAGGATGAGGAAGATGAATGGCCGCCATTTAGAAAAGTTGGAACATTCGATCCATACTCGGATGATCCTCGTTTAGCAGTGAAAAAAGTATTGCTCTGTCCACTCTCTTCAACGCTAGTCGTTGCTGGTACTGCGGGGCACGTTATTACTGCCGTCATATCGTCAGAACCTATCAACAAGGAAATTAAAGCCGTCACAATGAATATAGTCAATGATAGAGACGGCTTTGTTTGGAAGGGACACGATCAGCTTCCTGCCAGATCGACCAGCATATCATTTGGCGTTGGCTTTCAACCGCAAAGTTTACTACAGCTTCATCCACCCGCAGCCATTACTGCATTAGCTTTACACAGTGAATGGGGACTCCTGGCTGCTGGAACTGCGCATGGCTTAGCTGTGTTTGATTATACAAGAGCGAAAACGGTCAGCGTCAAGTGCACCTTGAACCCAAATG ATTTGTCTGGAGCTGGAGATACACCAATTTCACGGCGGAAATCGTTCAAAAAATCACTCAGAGAGTCATTTAGAAGACTGAGGAAAGGAAGATCACAACGGCGCACTAATGCCAGTAGCCCAACGAGAAACACTGTgccggagaaaaaaaaagaccc GCCAAGTCAGGCATCCACTCCAGCTGGAGACCTTTCTCCCATCGAAGCTAAACCCGTTGAAAGACAAGTGGAAGCAAGGCCTACAGACGACTCCCTAGGCTCGATGGTGCGGTGCTTGTATTTTGCACGCAGCTACATAATCAGTA tgCAAAATACGACTCCGACTCTTTGGGCCGGTACAAATAATGGAACAGTGTACGTTTTTACACTAGCCATTCCTGCGGGCGCAAGGCGAACCGAAGAGGATATCAATTGTACACTTGGCAAAGAAATACAGCTGAAACATCGAGCACCTGTCATTGCAATAACTATTCTTGATGGCTCTAGCGTACCATTACCCGAACCTTTGGAAGCAGAAAAAGGAGTGGCTCCTGGTCCTGATATGTCGTCCCCACACAGAGTAGTGATTGCAAGCGAAGAACAATTCAAAATCTTCAATTTACCGTCCCTGAAACCGTTCTGCAAGTACAAATTAACTGCACATGAAGGATCTCGGGTTCGGAAAACGGGATTCGCCAAGTTTACGTGCTCGTTAGAACCTGCAGGCGTTCATGAGGAAACTTGTTTGCTTTGTCTCACAAATCTAGGAGACTGCCTTTTACTAAGTATCCCAGAACTCCGAAGACAGTTGAATGCAGCCGCGATCAAGAGAGAAGACATCAA TGGTATTTCTTCACTGACATTTACGAAGGCTGGACAGGCACTGTATCTTCACTCCAGCTCGGAACTGCAGCGAATTTCGCTGTCTGCAACTCGAGTCACAAAAGCTCAGTGCGTTTTGAATCTACCCCCAAATGCCAGAGCTACTGATGAACCGACAGGCGAAGTTCGGGAAGAAGGAAGGATAGAGGGAACTGCGGAGAACGAAGGAGAATTGCAAGGTAGTCAACCTGTGCCAGCACCTCGAACCATGTCAGAAAATGGTACTTTGGTATCCA CTGGAACAGAGTCTCCAAAAGAACCATCTCTTCGACCAGCTGCCAGCACTACTGAGGTCAATGGAGATGACGATCGCAACGATTTAAGTTCAATTGGAGACATAACAATTGACAGTGTCAAGGACCATTTGCTGTAA